The window TTCCAAGTGAAGAACGGTTTTGGATTGAGAAATGTTACAACTGCTTCCCAGGCAAACGGTTTAGCCGGAGCACAGGTTGCAGGCCTGTACTGCAGCTCTGAGCTGCGACAAACCGCCCCCAAAAGACGAGCGGAGGAGACCTGCCGCAGAGCTGGGAGGGGACTGCTGCACGCTTGGTCGCCGTGCAGACAACACTGGATGAAACCCCAGAGGAGGGTGGCTTCCAGGCCCCCCTTCTTGTGGTTTGTGCGGAGGGAGTGAGGATGCCTGCCTGGCAGGACATGATCCCTGGCTGTTTGGGGGCCCAGTGGTTAGTGGGGTGCACACacccagaaccatgagaaaagtGGGCTACCTGGAGCACCCAAGAAACAGAGTCGCTCTTTCACACTCAGCTGAGACGCTCAGCCTGGCCTGTCCGTCTGGCTCTGGGGTCCCCTTCCTTTCACGTGGGGCTTTCAGCCTGGAGGACCCCGGCACCTGCTCAGGTGCTCCTGGGTCCGGACATGTCCACACTTTCCCGAGGAATCAGCACTTCAAAGAGGAGGTGAACTCTCACCCTCAGAACAGGCAGCAGCTCACTTGGACACAATTTAATGGAGGGACTTTATGAAGAATGAATTTTCAGTAAGAATATTGGATATACTGCAGCAAATTTGAGAATCAGATCAGAGATCAgatcagtagctcagtcgtgtctgactctttgcgaccccatgaatcgcagcacgccaggcctccctgtccatcaccatctcccggagttcactcagactcacgtccatcgagtctgtgatgccatccagccatctcatccttggtcgtccccttctcctcctgcccccagtccctcccagcatcagagtcttctccaatgagtcaactcttcgcatgaggtggccaaagtactggactttcagctttcgcatcattccttccaaagaaatcccagggttgatctccttcagaatggactggttggatctccttgcagtccaagggaccctcaagagtcttctccaacaccacagctcaaacgcacccattcttcggcactcagccttcttcacagtccaactctcacatccatacgtgaccacaggaaaaaccatagccttgactagacggaccttagtcggcaaagtaatgtctctatttttgaatatactgtctaggttggttataacttttcttccaaggagtaagcatcttttaatttcatggctgcagtcaccatctgcagtgattttggagcccccaaaaataaagtctgaccctgtttccactgtttctccatctatttgccatgaagtgatgggaccagatgccatgatcttcgttttctgaatgttgagttttaagccaactttttcactctcctctttcactttcatcaagaggctttttagctcctcttcactttctgccataagggtggtgtcatctgcatatctgaggttattgatatttctcccggcaatcttgattccagcttgtgttaaaTGACAatatttagaaacagaaaaaaaatgaacagagtcCATGCAGGATGGACCAGAGATCCAGGTGGGCAGGAaacgccccctccccccacccctcccccgccccctgggAGGTTCCTCCATCCTCCACCCAGAGGAAAATGCAGAGAGGGAAATAGcgagggagagaggagacagggCATCAGATCCCGAATGAGCCGACCTGACAGGAGTCCGGGAGGGGTGTACGGGCTGCGGATGACAGCCGACAGCCAAACAAAGGATGGGAAAATGACCTTGCTTTAAAGAAagacttgagcttccctggtggtccagtggtaaaacCTGCCAATTCAGGGCTAGATCCCTGACCCGggaggaccccacatgccacaggacggCTAAACCTGGGCGctccagctactgagcctgcgctctagagccggGGGCTGCAACTGCAGAGCTTGCGGGCCACGGCTGCCAGAGCCTGCGGGCCCCACACCGGTGGTCTGCGAGGAGCACAGCCGCTGTGACGGAACCCGTGTGCTGCATTGGAGAGTGGCTCGcgcagcagtggagacccagcacagacagacATAAACAAATAATCAGTGAAGACAGACATCGAAAaggtccagtgcagccaaaaataaataaactaaactaAAAGTAAAGACTCAAATCCCATCACTGCCCTGAGCCTCAGGCAAATCTGCCAACTGCTGGAGAAAACACGATCCCTGCTCAGCTGATGTGAGCAAGCGGGTAAATCTGGGATAAGCAGAAAGCGTGGAGGCCTCTCAATACCGAGGGAGCTGGCTGTCTCTGGCAAGCCGGTGTCAGACCGCTACTGCTGCCCAGATGGCTGGGACCGTGCAAGTGGGCTGTTCTCAGCTGCACGGTAACCGAGAGCACGAAGCTGCCGTGGAGAGTCAGTGGCGGTTACTCTTGTCTTTGAGGTCGGCAGGAGTGTCAACTGGCACTGTCTTTTTGGAGGGAAAATTGGGGGTATTTATCACAAGGCAAAGTGCATGTGGTTTGTAACAGACAACTTTGAGAACAATCCGTCTGCTTGTCTGTCCAGAAGAGTCTTTAACGTGCAGAGTCTGATGCGGCCAATAAAGCTGGAGGCCCGGACTCTGTGGGTCTCCTTTCCGAAGGGGCTGTAGCCGCATGTTGCTGGAGGCGGGGTTGGTGGGTGGGGCTGCAGCTGACTGCGGTGGGTGTGCAGGGGAAGCTGGGGAGAGACAGTGGTTTTTCAAGGGAAGCAGGTTCTTATGCAAGATCTCCATGTTTTAAAAAAGCGGACACTAACTAAAACATTAAAACGCCTGAGAGAGGgaccagggtgtgtgtgtgtgtgtgtgtgtggaggcccccacccctgggctcagggctcagtgggggcggggcggggtctgCAGGGCTCagtgggggcggggccggcgggggcggggcggggcggggccagcTGCCTGTGAGCCTCCCAGGGGCAGGCGGTCCTGGGCAGAGGTGGACCGGAGCGGAAGTGTGTGTCTGCCTGGGGGATCTCAGGCATGGAAGTGTGCCCCACTCTCCATCCCGACTGTGTCCTTGGATGCGCCGGCCACGCTGTGCCGGGACTACCTCGCCTCAGCACCCGGTCTGGTCACCGCTGCGTGTCTGGCTCTCAGGCCTCCACTGCTCAGGCACTCCTCGCTCCCGTCGCAGCCTCGGGACCCCTCTGTGCTGCGGGGAGGGGAGCGGACTCAGTCCTGTCTCTGGATACAGCCGGGGCCCCCCAGCTCTGTGCAGGAGGCCAGATCCTGTGTAGCCCAGGGCAGCCCACCCGAGGCCCCGCCCTCGCGAGCCTCCCTCAGATGCATCCTCCTGGGAGGGGGGCAGCAAAGGCTGCCCAGGCCACGCTGTCACTCCTGCAGGAGCCCGGCCTGTGGGCGAGCGGGGCTGGGAGACCAGCCAAGGTTTAGGGATTCAGGCTTCATggggctgggggcccagggcaggggccaGTGGGGCCTAGGCTGTGGTCAGACAGCCTTGCGGAAGGGGCCCTCTGCATGGTGGCTGAACCCAGAGACGCTCCCTCCTGTTGGGGGTGGCCAATGCCCGGGGCGGCAGCCTCCCCTGCGCCTCCCCTCTGGGCTTCAGCTCTGGGAGGCCCCCCCTTTCTTCACCACACCCCCAGCCTGGCTTCTTCCCTGAGTGTGCTCCCGCTTCTGGGGGCCCATCAAGGAGGGAACGGATCTTCCTCCATCCCTGTGTGGGAGCCGCTGCTCTTCAAGTTCAAAGCCCTGCCCCTGAGAGCAGACCATCAACTCCACCTCGATTCCTTTCTGCCTGGAGCgggcagggcagggcaaggccgCAGCGTGGTGACCTCTCTGGCCTCCTTGGGGTCCCTCTCACTACCCCCACTAGCCTGTACCGCCCCTGGCTCTCTTGCGGATACAAGTGTGAGCTACTTGGGGTGCTTATTGGCAGGGCATCTCTGCTGGGCCTCCCGCAGCCCCAGCCTTGCTCAGGAGCCTTCGGGGCAGGTGACGGGTCCCCTCCCCTGCTGGGGCCTGGAGTGCGGGACCTTTATGTGCAGGAGACCAGCCGGGGCCCCTCTTGGGTCAGCAGGCCGTCCCTGCCTCTCCTGGCCACTCCCCTGAGCCCCTTGGCCCCGAGGACCACAGTCTGAGAGCAGCAGGGTGGTGGTCTTCCTCCGGAAAGCCTCAGCAGGCATGTGGGGCAGATGAGCGAGCTTCGTGTCCCTCCGTGGCCTCTTCTGCATGTGGCGTCTGCACGGCTCCTGTGGTCGAGGGACCTCTGTCTGGGGACACTGAGCCCCTCCTTATCCCAAACCCTGGGACCTGACTGTCGCCCTCAGCAGCCTCCTGCTGGGCGGTCGCTGTGATGGAGTCAAGCACGTGGGTGGGCAGGGTCCAGGGGCTCTGACACCAACCAGCTCCCTCCCCCTGGGTGATGCTGAGGAGGGGAAGACATTTGAGCTGCAGTCGTTGGGGAGGGGTTGTCCTGGACGGGGGAGGGGGGGCGTGAGGGGCCTGGGACAGGGTGGTCTCTGGGGTGGGCACGGGAAGGTGAGTGGGACCCCGGCACCCGCAGAAAACCCTCGCCCATCTGGAGGGACCAGCAGGTAGCCTGGAGGAATGCCTGCTGCTGATCCGCTGACGCAGGGTCCTCGCCCCGCCCGCAGAGCATGGGGACCCCGCGTGTCCCCGCGCGGACCGTCCTCTTCCAGCGCGAGCGCACCGGCCTGACCTACCGCGTGCCCGCGCTGCTGCTGGTGACCCCCGGGCCCTCCCTGCTGGCCTTCGCGGAGCAGAGGCTCAGCCCCGACGACGCCCACGCCCACCGTCTGGTGCAGAGGACCGGCGCGCTGGCCGGGGGCTCCGTGCGGGTGAGCGCGCTGGGGGGCGGGTTCGGGGACCGAGCGGACGGATGTGAGACGCGGGGCTGAGGCTCGGCCCCTCCCCGCAGTGGGGCGCCCCGCGCGTGCTGGGGACGGCGGCCCTGGACGAGCACCGCTCCATGAACCCCTGCCCGGTGCACGATGAGCGCACGGCCACGGTCTTCCTCTTCTTCATCGCCGTGCGTGGCCGCACCCCCGAGGCCGCGCAGATCGCCGCGGGCAGGAACGCCGCGCGCCTCTGCTGCGTGACCAGCCGGGACGCGGGGCGCAGCTGGGGCGGCGCGCGGGACCTCACGGCGGAGGCGGTGGGCAGCGCTGAGCAGGGTAGGTGGGCGCGGCCGGGCCTGCGAaggggcgaggggcggggcgtCTGAGCCGGGATGGGGCGGAGTGTGCACCCGGGGCAGGTGGCAGGTATCCGGCTGGAGGATCCGCCTCGCCCCGCTCCCAGCCCCAGCGCCGCCGTCCGGCCCTGCCTTCCCGAGCCTCTGCCAGCGCACTGAGCCTGCTGGCCCCAAGCCCCGGACGGTCACTCTTTCACCCCTTCCTCCTCggctcccccctgcccccaccccgcccgcctAGGGTTGCAGCGGGTGGGTTGGCTTGACCCCAGAGCTTTCATGTCTTCTTGCTGTGGGTTCCCTGAGGGCTGACCACCCACTGCCCTCTGGGGCCAACCTGCCCTTGGCTTGTGGGTGCTGACCCAGGGGTCACTCACACTCTGGCAGGTGGGAGCTCTCTGCTGGTGTGGACCCCACCCCAGGGGACTCGATCCCATTGCTAGGAGGGGCTGCCCAGACCTTTCAGCCCTCAGCTGCCCCTCTGCCTGGGCATACTGGGTCACCGGGCACCACCAGTGGCCATGCATCCGTGCTCGGGGACCGGCTGAGAGCCCAGCCCGGGGCCGCCTCGGCTTGCAGCTCCTGCTGAAGACCCGAGAGGCTTGTccagcctgggggaggggcccGGAGGAGCGGAGGGTGGGGGCTTCCTCCGAGCTGTCCCCTAATGAGCGGCCCTGGCCCCTGACCCTCCCCGTCCCGCGGGGTGGTGGTGCTGCCTGCCTGCGGCCACAGCTGCCCCCTCCTGGGTGACCCGGGCCCCTCCGTCCTGCAGACTGGGCCACGTTTGCCGTGGGGCCTGGCCACGGCGTGCAGTTGCGCTCTGGCCGTCTGCTGGTGCCGGCCTACACCTACCATGTGGTCCGGCGGGAGTGCTTCGGCCGGATCTGCAGGACCCGCCCCCAGTCCTTCGCCTTCTACAGCGACGACCACGGCCGCACCTGGCAGCGTGGGGGCCTCATGCCCAGCCTGCGCTCGGGCGAGTGCCAGCTGGCCGCGGTGGACGGCGGGCAGGCCGGCGGCGTCCTCTACTGCAACGCTCGGAGCCCCCTGGGCAGCCGCGTGCAGGCCCTCAGCGTCGACGAGGGCACCTCCTTCCTGCCCGGGGAGCTGGTGCCTGCCCTGGCTGAGACCGCCCGGGGCTGCCAGGGCAGCATCGTGGGCTTCCCGGCCCCGCCCGCCAGTGGGTGGAGGGATGAGGGGCGGTCCGCGGGCACCAGCAACCCCCTCTGCCTTCCACGCCTCTGTTCTGGGGCCAGGGAGGCCCCAGAGGAGGGCACTGGAGACaccggtgggggcgggggcctggGTGGGACGGAGGGCTGTGGCGACGGCCCCGGGGAGCCTGGCGAGAACTGGGGCTCCTGGGCCTCAGCGCTCCCGGGACCCCCTGCAGCCTTGTCTCAGAGCCCCACGTGGTTGCTGTACTCCCACCCGGTGGGGCGCAGGGCGCGGCTCCACATGGGCATCCGCCTGAGCCGGTCCCCGCTGGACCCCCACAGCTGGACGGAGCCTTGGGTCATTCACCAGGGCCCCAGTGGCTACTCGGACCTGGCATCCATCGGGCCTGCCCCTGGGGGCGCGCCGACCTTCGCCTGTCTGTTCGAGAGTGGGGCCAGGGTCTCCTACGAGGAGATCTCCttctgcctgttttccctgcaggaGGTCCTGGAGAACGTGAGGCGGGGCAGGGTGCACCCCGGGCCTGGAGACAAGCCTGCGGGGCGCTGCCAGCCCTCCTGATGAGTCCCTGGCTGGGTCCGGCCCTGGTGCCCAGCAGGGGCAGGGTGGAGGGCAGGGCGGTGGGCGCTGGGAGGCGGGGGCAGAGGTCCCGTGGGCAGGGGGCTGCCCCCGGGTGACCCGCGCAGGCCCCCTCCCAAGGCTGTCCgcgggctgggggcctggggtgggagggggcacgGGGATCCTAGTGGAGCACACGGGGCTCGGTTGTCGGTACGGCCTTCCTCTAGCCTTGCTTGGCTCACGACTTTCTGGCTTATGAGCGAGAAATAAAGGGATTCTGcgtcactttccactttcatgcattggagaaggaaatggcaacccactccagtgttcttgcctggaggatcccagggacgggggagcctggcgggctgccgtctatggggtcgcacagagtcggacacgactgaagcgacttagcagcagcagcagcagcgtgtctGTCCAGGGTCGTCTCTCCTCAGTTCTTTCTACTTCAAAGCCTGGGGAGGGTCCCCAGGGCTCTAGACACCCCTGATCCCATTGCGAAGTCTGCCCGCAGTTGCCAAACTCCCCCGAGCCGGCCAGCCGTGGGGCCGGGGCCGGAGGAGGAAACGCCCCAGAGCTGcctggaggggcaggggcagctgCCTGGAGGGGCGGGGGACGGGGGCAGCTGCCCACCCCAGCTGGGTCCCCGCCCAGCACCTTTTTGGTTCCTCTTGTTTGTAACATCTTTCTTTctggttatagaaataaaatacaccCCTCGAAAACTTGGGAAAACAAACAGTGATGCACGCAGATTCCCTTGCTCACTCACAACTATGATGatctttttggcatttcttgAAGAAACTCTTTTTGCAAAGCGTGACTTCATTTTAGCTTGCCGTTCACTACCCTCCCCATCGGCCAGGTTTCAGGCCCCAACGTCCCGTGAGGAGGGCCCTGAAGGGACCTTCTGGGTTGGccggtttccctggtggccaatCGCGCACAGTGAGCACCTCTGGGGCATCCTTTACCTCCTTAGACCGGCTTCTGGGCAGCATGAACGTCTCACACTCTCTTTCCAACACTGGGGGTGTCCAGGAAGCCTCGGGGCAGCAGAGGGCCCAAGGGTCCCCAGGAAACTCAGGACAGCCAGTCCCTTGGGAGCCAGGAGGCCCCCCCCCCTCCCCATTGCTGCCTTCACTGTCAGCCCCCTGCAGGGGCCGCCCCCTTTCTGGGGTCACACTTAGGCTCCAGGCAGTGGTGGGATGGGGGCCCTGAGTGTGTGCACCCGGTGGCCCCCTGGAAGGACACCCCTTCTACCTGCTGCTTTGGGGCAGTGGCTTGAGGCCCCTTTTCCGTCTTCAGGTTTAAGCTCCAGAAACCAGCACGGAGGGCAGGTGGGGCTCTCCGGAAGCCCAGAGGTCACAGGTGCATGTGGCTGGTGTCCTGCATTACCCTCTGCACTGATTTGTGCCCCTGGAGCCCCCAAATCCTCAGCTTGTGACTTGTTTGGcagcaggggtgtgtgtgcagaCGCAGCTGAGATCAGGACTGAGAGGGGGCCagcaggagcaagcgtcttcatGGAGGGAGAGGACAGTTGGGGGAGCACCCTCACAGTGGGGAGAGGATGGTCGGGGAGCACCTTCACGGAGGGAGAGGATGGTTGGGAAGCACCCTCATGGAGGGAGAGGACAGTCGGGGGAGCTTCCTTACAGGGGGAGAGGACGGTCGGGGCAGCACCATCACGGGGAGAGGACAGTCAGGGGAGCACCCTCAGGGGGAAGAGGATGGTCGGGGGAGCACCCTCAGGGGGAAGAGGATGGTCGGGGGAGCACCCTCAGGGGGGGAAGAGGACAGTCGGGGGAGCACCCCCAGGGGGAAGAGGATGGTCGGGGCAGGACCATCACGGGGAGAGAGGACAGTCGGGGGAGCACCCCCAGGGGGAAGAGGATGGTCGGGGCAG of the Capra hircus breed San Clemente unplaced genomic scaffold, ASM170441v1, whole genome shotgun sequence genome contains:
- the NEU4 gene encoding sialidase-4; translated protein: MGTPRVPARTVLFQRERTGLTYRVPALLLVTPGPSLLAFAEQRLSPDDAHAHRLVQRTGALAGGSVRWGAPRVLGTAALDEHRSMNPCPVHDERTATVFLFFIAVRGRTPEAAQIAAGRNAARLCCVTSRDAGRSWGGARDLTAEAVGSAEQDWATFAVGPGHGVQLRSGRLLVPAYTYHVVRRECFGRICRTRPQSFAFYSDDHGRTWQRGGLMPSLRSGECQLAAVDGGQAGGVLYCNARSPLGSRVQALSVDEGTSFLPGELVPALAETARGCQGSIVGFPAPPASGWRDEGRSAGTSNPLCLPRLCSGAREAPEEGTGDTGGGGGLGGTEGCGDGPGEPGENWGSWASALPGPPAALSQSPTWLLYSHPVGRRARLHMGIRLSRSPLDPHSWTEPWVIHQGPSGYSDLASIGPAPGGAPTFACLFESGARVSYEEISFCLFSLQEVLENVRRGRVHPGPGDKPAGRCQPS